A region of the Candidatus Giovannonibacteria bacterium genome:
CCTTTCTCGGTAAAGGATTCTTCAGTGAACCGGAAACTTGTTTTGCCATTTCGCGTCCCAAGTCAGTCAGATGAAAGCCGTTTTCAATATTACCTGTTGCCCAATGTTTTCTCTTTTGGTCAGTCAAGCGCCGTAGTGCTTTACTGATTCGGTTAGTATCTGGATATTGAATAAAGTTAGCCATTGAAAACTTTCTAGGAAACAATCTGAATAAACCGACAGCAATAAAATCAAAATAGAGGGGTATCTTCTTTCCTTCAAGCGCGTAAAGCGTATAAACCACTAGACGGTCTAAATCAAAACTATCGTAGTTCACGAAAGGAAAATGTTTTACCCCAAGCAACACCCTTTTTATATTTATACCGTTTTGATTTTTCATAATTTAAATTCTTTATTTTTAGGAAAGTGAAATTTTGCTTTGGTCTCGCGGACTCGGCGCTCAATTTCGGAAAATATTTTGTTCACCTCTTCTTCGGTGTATTCATACGCACTTCTGTTAGAACAATTACCTAAAACTTTAAGTCTTTGAAGGACTGAATTTGTTCTTTGCGTCCCTAAGCGCTTAAACCTTTCCCGTTTTTGCTCACGATTATTGTCCATAGCTATTATTATAGCTTATTGTATAAATACTCACAATAGTTATAAGGATAGTCCACCCTTATTAAAAAGTCAATACCCCCTACTGTGGATAAGATTCTTAACCAAAAACCCCTCCCGCAATGCGGGAGGGGTTTTGAGTTTTAAAAAATCCTTTTATGCGAGCGGCTGTGGTTTTCACTTTTTGGGCCAGGATGGATTCGAACCATCGCTCCCCGTCTTATAAGGACGGTGCTTTAAACCGCTAAGCTACTGGCCCTTTTTGAAAAATAATCGCGAATAACTTCTAGACCCATAAAAATCCTTTTTGCCAACTTAGCATCTCCAATTATAACATTACAAGTGCCATGGCCGAATCCCCCTTTATAAGTTAAAGAACTGCGTTTAGTTTTCTTGATATAAGGTTTTGTAAACTGCGAGAAAGGAATTTTAAGTTCTTCGGACCAAAATTTAATCTCTCCCCGAACATTCATATCTTCATAAAGATGCAATTTAATTCGCAGCTTGTTTTTTGGGACATTTAAGATTTTCGTAAGCCAATGTATAAATATTTTTAAAATTGCAGGATCAGTATTTGATAATGAAAGTTCATACTCCTTTGTTTTACCTCCCTCTCCAAGATATAGAAATAGTCCGCCTATAAATATTTCTTGTTGAGATAGAGGTAAAATTATATTTTTTTCCTTAATATATATTTCCCTTAAAATGTTCTCTCGTTTTCTCCGGCGAGTTTCAATGTAATGTTCTATCCTCGCTTGATTCCAATCCCTTAATTCCCGAATCCTTTTCACAGACAAAGGATGGTTTCTAAGCCAGTAGCTAAGGGTGGATTTGCTCACTCCCAACACTTTCTTAATTTGGGCGTAGCTTTGTCCTAATTTGCGTAAACGCAGGGCTTTTTGCCTTTCTTTTATTTTCGCCATAAATAAAACGAACCTGTAAATATTGTTTACATTATATCATAATAAAGGTTCGTAAAAAAACAGCTTATCTTACGCGACTCCGTGGGCGCGGGTGAATTTGGCAAACTCGTCTCTCTCCACGGTTTCCTCTTTTATGAGTTTATGGGCCAGGGCGTCCAAGGCGTTTTTGTGCCTGGCCAAAACATCCTTGGCGCGCTTTTTCGCGTTTTGCATAAGCCGCGAGACCTCTTTGTCTATCAAAGTCGCCAAGGTTTCGGAGTAATCACGCTCCGCGCTAAAATCTTTTCCTAAAAACACGTACTCTTCGCGGCCGCCGAAAGCCAATGGGCCAACTTTCTCCGACATTCCGTATTTGGTAACCAAGGCCCGCGCGAGGTCGGTAGCTTTTTTAAGGTCGTCGTGCGGTCCGGTGGTAATCTCCCCAAACACAAGCTCCTCGGCGACAAACCCGCCCAGAGAAATTGCGAGCTCCGAAAGAAAATGTTTTTTTGAATAAAGATGGCGGTCCTCAATCGGAAGCTTCAGTGTAAAGCCGGCCGCGCGGCCGCGGGAAATTATGGAAATCTTATGCACCGGGTCGGCCTCAGGCGAAGCCGCCGCAACCAAAGCGTGGCCGGCCTCGTGGTAGGCGGATATCTCCTTTTCCTTTTCGGAAAGCACATGGCTCTTTCGCTCCGGCCCCAAAAGCACTTTCTCTATTGAGTTTATGAGGTCCATCTGGGTAATTTGCTTTCTGGATTCGCGCGCCGCCAAAATCGCCGCCTCGTTCACCAGATTCGCCAAATCCGCGCCGGAAAAACCCGGCGTTCGCTCGGCGATTCTCCGCATGTTCACCTCTTCGGCGAGCGGCTTTTTGCGGGAATGAATTTTTAAAATCTCCTCGCGGTCGTTAATGTCCGGCAAATCCAAAATCACCCGGCGGTCAAACCTTCCCGGGCGAAGCAGCGCCGGGTCCAAAACATCCGGCCGGTTGGTGGCCGCCATGACTATCACCGACTCGTTTGTTTCAAAGCCGTCCAATTCCACCAAAATCTGGTTTAATGTCTGCTCCCTTTCGTCATGCCCGCCTCCCAAGCCCGCTCCGCGGTGGCGCCCTACAGCGTCAATCTCGTCCACAAATATGATAGAAGGCGCTGATTTTTTCGCCATCTTAAAAAGATCTCTGACTCTGGAAGCCCCCACGCCCACGAACATCTCAACGAATTCCGAGGCGGACATATGGAAAAATGGCACACTCGCCTCCCCGGCCACGGCCTTGGCCAGCATGGTTTTCCCGGTTCCCGGCGCGCCCATCAAAAGCACCCCCTTGGGAATCCGTGCGCCGATGTCTATGAATTTTTTGGGAGAGCGCAGAAAATCAACTATCTCCACAAGTTCCTCTTTTGCCTCTTTGGCGCCCGCGACGTCTTTGAATAAAACCCTCTCTTTTAAATTATTGGGTTGGATTATCCGCGCGCGGGACTGCCCGAAAGTGAACGCCTGGATGTTCGCCCGCTGGACCTGGCGCGCCGTCATCCAAAAAAAAGCCACAATCAAAAGAAACGGCAAAATGAAAGGCAAAAGGACTCCCAGCCAGTAAAGAAGCCCGCTGGGATTTTGGACATCAATTGAAACCTGGCGCAGTTTTTCCTCCGAGACGCCGTAGTTTTTGAATGTCTCCGAAAGAGCGGCCTCGTTTTCTTTTTTTGAGCGGAGCTCGGAGTCGTCTTTTAAGGTTACATCCAAATCCGAATCCCGGACGACGATTTTCGCGACCTCGCCCGCGTTGATTTTTGCCACCAGCTCGGAGAGGGAAATTTCCCTGACCTCTCGGAACATTCCGGCAAAAGAAGTATATAAAAACGCCAGCATCATAAGTATCAAAAGCGCGCCTACGATATTTTTTGACAAGAGTTGCATAGATTTACATTTTAGTATGAAAATTATTAAAAGTCAAAGGCCCCCGTCTCGTTTGAGCGGGGGCCGAAAGCCATCACAGCTTTCCAGCCGCAAAAGCGGCTAAGACTCGGAATTGGCCAGGCGAGAGGCGGCGGGACCCTGCTTCTTTTTTTTCAGAAACTCGCGGATGCGCGTGTTCACGTCATCCAGTACTCTCAAGCTCTTGCAAAGCGCCACCCCCTGCTCGTTTGCTCCCCAGTACCAATGGTCGCAGAGTTGGCGATGGTGATCCGGGCAGTTCTTAACAGTCCAGGACACGGCGGCATTGCTGAAAGATTGATGCTTATCCGACCATTCCTTAAGCTGCTGCGCCGGGACACACTCCATCCACCCGTCCTTCTCAACGAACCGGTAGAGATGCCTCGCATAGCCGTCTTTGAGCTCGTTTATGGTCTTATCGCTGATCTCTCCGCCGGCCTTGAGTTGCTGAAGCGCATCATTGCCTTTCTGAACCAGCGCTTTAACTTCCTCGTGGACCCTGCGGAATTTCAGAAGCTTCGCCGCGAAGGGGTTTTTTTTGTCCTCCTCGCTAGCTTTTTGCATCATCTCTTTCAATTGCGCTGCCTTGGCGCGCAGTGTCATGATTGGAGGCGTGTCCTCAAAGATGTCCAGAAATGTGTTATTTTCCGTCATCTTTTTGATACGCGCTTCCACCTGCGCGAGCTTCTCGGCGGCCGCACGGTAAACATTTTCCCCTTTTTCAATGGCCTCCATTTGCTTGGCGACGCCCTCAACGAACGCGGCATTGGAGCGCTCGATGGCGTCATTGTCCAAGTCCTTCATCAGGGCCTCCACATCGTTCACATCCATACCGCCATTGCTCGCCGCCTTCAATTCTCCAATCTCTCGCAGACTGCCCACAGTTTGGGGCTTTTTATTATTTTTCATAGCCGCTCCTTCTTGGCCTATCGGCCGGTTTTTGGGCGCAAAGCGCCCGCCACTGAAATAAAGCATTTTTGACCGCTACGCTGCAGACATTCAACCCAACTCTTAACGCGCCTAAAAACGCCTCCTTTCCGAGTATATATTAGGTTGTAAATCCTAGCCCATTATAGTCCAAAACAAATATTTTGTCAATAGGGGGTATTGACTTATAATGTGTTTGGGTGTATAATGGGGGCAGAGTCGGATAGGCTCAAAATTTACAAAGGAGGTGGCCAATGGCCATTGCGGAAAGAATAAAGGTGATAGTAAGATGGTTCAACAGTAAGAGGGGTTATGGTTTGGGTGATGGGGCTAACGAAAAGGTGTATATTCTACACTTTTCCCAGATCGCTTCTCACGGAACTGGGTTCAGAAGTTTGGACCCAGGCGAAGAAGTTGAAATCACGCCAGTGCTTTCAGGCGACCCGACCAAGGGGCCGAGAGCGGAAGACGTCAGAAGAATCACGAAAAAGCTCAAACCTCTTTCCAGCAAGGCGCCCGAGTATCGTTTTGAAAAAACGCGGCGCTTTCTGGAATTGACCGTGGGTTGGGATAACAACATTGTTTTCCCAAATCCACTGGGCGGCTGCGACAGGGATTACGTCTCCGGCAATGTTGAGGCATTTTACCTCGGCGCGCCGGGATACTACAGAGAGCTTCCGCCGCTTTCTGTTGAGCTCCAAAAAACTATGGTTCGTGGGAACACAGCCATAGTTGGAGTGAACGAAGACGGCGGGGTTTTGCCGAGACGGTTTCTCTACGACTTCCGCCCGGGGCACTTTGTTCTTGCGGTTACGGTAGATGGTGGAAAAGTATATGCGGAGGCAAAGCAAATAAGCTTCCGCATGCAAAACAGCACCAATTCCATCGCTCCGCAAGACCATGGCGTCTGGGTCGTCGCGGATACCGTGTTCAAAAAGGTCTTTGAGGGCCTGCCGGACACGGAGAATGAGTACGAGCTCAAAATGGCAATTCGGGACCAGATACCCGACCCCGAAAACTTTGAAACCAAAAAAAGGAATACGAGTATGAAAGTTTTCGGGAAAGCCATAGCCCAATGCATTTTAGAGCTCAAGCCAGACCCGGTCGTAGCCCAAGCCGCCCAAGCCACCGCCTAATCCAACCACTTCCGCAATCCGCCAACTGGCGGAGCGGGAAAGAAAAAAGGGGAACGCATCGTCGTTCCCCTTTGCCATTTCTAGATGCCCCAAGTTGGATTCAAGGTTTTGATGCGCGGCTGCTCTTCCCCTTTTGGATAGGCAGTATAAGCCAGGATTGCGCCGGTTTCAACCGTTTTTTTATCAATCACCTGTCTCCAAGTAAACGGGATTGTATGTTCTGGCTTGGCGCAGTCTTTCGGGCATTTTAGCTCCACATCGTGGAGCGTTCCTGTTCCGGTTTTCCAATCAAAATAGCGAACTTCACCTTTTCCTCTTAGCATATATTTCTCCTTCTTCCGAAAATCTGTTTTCATTATACTCCTTTCATTTTATTTGTCAAACAATATTTTTTGTGCTTATATAAATCTTATGGCGGAAAATATTAATGAAATTAAAATCGGGGGCGCCGGATATCCGGAGGCGCTAAAGGAGATTCCCTTTCCGCCCAAAAAAATTTCCATTTGGTCTTCTAACGGCCGACTCCCTGCTTCTAACTTCTATATTTCTATAGTAGGCACGCGGCGCTCATCCGCTTACGGGGAAGAAATTTTAAGAAAAATCCTCGCTGGCCTCGCGCCCTACGGCTTCGCAACCGTTTCGGGGATGGCTACCGGGATTGACACAATAGTCGCCAAAGCAAGTTTGGAAAATAAAATGCCGACGATTGCCGTCTTGGGCTCCGGCATGGCACGTGAAGTATTTTATCCGTCAAAAAACTGGGCGCTCGCCGAGCGTATTGTGGAGGAAGGCGGCGCGATTCTTTCCGAATACGAGCACGATATGAAAGCGACGCTTTGGAGCTTCCCGCAGAGAAACCGGATTATCTCCGGCCTCTCCTCGGCAACGCTGGTCGTGGAGGCGCCGGAAAAAAGCGGGGCGCTGATTACGGCGAAGTTCGCCTTGGACCAAAACCGCGATGTTCTTGCCATCCCCGGCTCGGCTTTTTCTACAAACTCCTCCGGCACGAACAAGCTTATAAAACAAGGCGCGGCGCTTGTTGAATCGGCGGAGGATGTTTTGCGGGCTTACGGGATTGAGGAAGTAGAACGTCCGACGTCCGATCGGACGTCGGACGTCCAAAGATTGGATTTATCTCCGGAGGAAAATAAAATTTTAGAAATTTTGCTGGAGCCGCTGGATATTGACTCTTTAATCAGAAAGAGTAAAATGCCCTCTCATACCGCGCAGTCCGTAATCGGACTTCTGGAAATCCGCGGTATCATTAAAAAACTCGGCAACGAATACGTAAGAACATAAAGATGAAGCTTGTAATTGTTGAATCGCCAACTAAAGCAAAGACGATTTCCCAATTTCTTGGGAAAGATTCCGCCACGGCGGGCGAGTTTGTTATTGAATCAAGCTACGGGCATGTGCGCGATCTGCCGAAGTCGCAGCTCGGAGTGGACGTGGAAAATAATTTCCAGCCGAAATACATTGTCCCCTTAAAAGCCAGAAAAAACGTAAGCGCTTTAAAGAAAAAAGCGGCTAAAGCCGAAAAAATAATTCTGGCGACGGATGAAGATCGCGAAGGCGAAGCCATCGCCTGGCATCTGCTCTCCGCCTTGGGGCTGGAAGACCGCCCCGAGGATAACATTCTGCGGATAGTTTTTCATGAAATAACTAAAAAGGCGATAGAAAAAGCGCTGAAAAATCCGCGCGATATAGACATGCACATGGTCAACGCCCAGCAGGCGCGGAGGATCTTGGACCGGCTGGTGGGCTACAAGCTTTCTCCGTTTTTGTGGCAAAAAGTGGCCCGGGGGCTTTCAGCGGGGAGAGTGCAGTCCGTTGCCGTGCGGCTGATAGTTGAGCGCGAAGCAGAGATTGATGCGTTTAAAAAAGAAGAATATTGGACGATTGAAGGAATTTTTTCCGCCAAAGGCGGATCCGCCTCCAGCGGAAAAAAAGACGACAATTCTTTTAAGGGTGAACTTTATAAGATTGGCGAGAAAGTGCTGGAAAAATTTGACATAAAAAACGAAACTGAAGCCAAAAAAATCTTGGATAAGTTGGAGGGAAAAAATGCCGAAGTTATTTCCGTGGAAAAAAGCGCGGAAGAGCGCCACGTCCCGCCGCCCTTTACCACCTCAACTCTGCAGCAGGCGGCTTTTCAACGGCTCCGAATGTCCGCCAAAGAAACCATGCGCAACGCCCAGCGCCTCTACGAGGAGGGCTACATAACTTACATGCGCACGGATTCGCTGAATCTTTCGCAGGAATCGCTCTCTGAAGCCGCCGGCTGGATTAAAGAAAACCTCGGCGGCAAATATTTATTACCGAAGCCGAGGATTTTTAAAACCAAATCAAAATCCGCCCAGGAAGCGCACGAAGCCATCCGCCCCACGGACCCTTCCCGCAGGCCGGAAGATTTAAAAAAATCCACCGACCCGAGAGAAGCAAGGTTATACGAGCTTATCTGGCGGAGATTCATTTCCTCACAGCTCCCCAGCGCAGTTTTGGAAAACACGAAAGCAGATATTGATATTGACGGCCATACTTTCCGCGCAAACGGCACGCGGCTTGTCTTTGACGGATTTTTAAAAATTTATCAGATGAAGTTTTCGGAAAATATCCTTCCGGAGCTTAGAGAAAAAGAAGGATTGAAAACTGAATCAATCGCGCCGATTCAGCACTTTACCGAGCCGCCGCCCAGATTCAACGAAGCGAGCTTGGTAAAAGCATTGGAGAAAAACGGCATAGGCCGACCATCAACCTACGCGCCGACCATAGCCACAATCCAAGACCGCGGATACGTGGAAAAGGACGAGCAAAGGCGGCTCCGCCCGACCGAAACCGGGAAAATTGTAAACGCGATGCTGGTGGAAAACTTTCCGGAAATAGTGGACATCAGCTTTACGGCAAAAATGGAAGAGGGGCTGGACGAGATTGCGGAAGGGCGCAGAGAATGGCCACCGGTCATCCGCGAATTTTACGAGCCGTTTTCAAAACACCTTGAAACAAAATATGAAAGCGTGGATTCCCAAAAAATTGAGGAAAAAACTGACGAGAGCTGCCCGAATTGCGGCAAACCAATAGTCATAAAACGCGGAAGGTTTGGAAGATTCATGGCCTGCTCCGGCTTCCCGGAATGCAAAACGACAAAAAAACTACCGGAGCCGGCCCTCAATATAAAATGTCCGAAGTGTCTTGAGGGCGACGTCGTCCGCCGCCGCGGCAAAAAAAACGGGCGCTATTTCTTCGGCTGCTCTAGGTGGCCCGCCTGCGACTTCGTTTCCTGGACACTACCCGGCAGGGAAAAGAAAGAGTAAACCCCCACACCAAAATTTTTAACATGCCGCAATAGTATGGTTGTAGATTCTTTGGTGTGGGGGTAAAGTAAGAACACAATGGAGTGGGAGGAATACGAAAAAAAACTGCGCGAATTGGGGTATAAAGATGAAGCTATAAGCATTATCAAATCCGCTTTCGCTTACGCCGCGAAAATACACGCCGATGAGAAGCGCGCCTCCGGCGACCCTTATATCACCCACCCCATGGCGGTGTCCTTAAACGTCGCCAAAATTAAAATGGACGCCCCGACCGTCGCCGCCGCGCTTCTTCACGACATCGTTGAAAATAAAGGGATAAAGCCGGAAGAACTAAAAAAGCAATTTGGAGAAGAAATTGCTTTTTTAGTTGACGCCCTGACAAAAGCCGAGCGCGTGCAATACAGGGGGGTTGAGCGCGCGGTGGAATCTTTGCGCAAAATGTTTTTGGCGCTAGCCCAAGACATACGCGTGGTCATAATCAAGCTCATGGACCGGCTCCACAACATGGAAACGCTTAGATTTCTTCCTTTGGAAAAACAGCGCCGCATAGCGATGGAAACCTTGGAGCTCTACGCCCCGCTTGCGGACCGCTTGGGCATCTGGGAAGTGAAAGCAAGATTGGAGGATTTGGCTTTCTCTTACGTTTATCCGGAAGAATACAAATGGCTGATGTTTCAAATTAAAAATAGACGGGAAGAAGACGAAAAGTATCTGGAAAAATTGAAGCCCACCGTGGAGTCGGAGCTCAAAAAAGAGAACGTAAACGCCGTGCGCGTCACCTGCCGGGCGAAGCATTTCTACAGCATCTGGAAAAAACTCATAAAACACGAAATGAATTTTGACAGAATTTTGGATTTGGTTTCAATGAGGATAATTTTGCGAAATAGCGAAGATTGCTACCGGGCGCTTGGAATAATACATAAACTCTGGAAACCGATGCCCGGAAGAATTAAAGATTACATCGCGCTCCCCAAATCCAACGGCTACCGAAGCATCCACACTACGGTTTTCGGGCCGGAAGAAAAAAAGGTTGACATTCAGATAAGAACCGCGGAGATGGACGATGAAGCGGAGCACGGCATCGCCGCGCACTGGTTTTACGAAGAGCAAGGCAAAAAATCGGTCACGAAAAAATTGGGAGATAAAAGATTTTCCTGGGTCAGCCAGTTGCAGGAATGGCAAAAAGCGCATGCCAACGCGCCGTCAGCCGAAGCGCTCGCGGCGCTTAAAATTGATTTTTTCAAAGACAGGATATTCGTTTTCACTCCGAAAGGCGACGTCGCAGACCTGCCGGAAGGAGCTACGCCGATAGATTTTGCCTACCATATCCACTCGGAAATCGGCGACCATATGTCGGGGGCAAAAGTGAACGGCAAGCTGGTCCATTTTTCGCACCAGCTTAAATCCGGCGACCGGGTAGAGATTCTCACCCAAAAAAATAAAAGGCCGACTTCCGACTGGCTAGAATTTGCCAAAACGTCGATGGCTAAAAACCATATAAGATCCGCCCTAAGAAAACTCGGCGTAATGGAGCCGGTGAAGAAAAAATTACCGCTTCTGGAAGCGGTTGTCACAGCCAAGGACCGGCTGGGTCTGTTGAAAGATTTGTCCGCGGCATTCGCGCGGCTCGGCATAAATATAGTCGGAGTGAAAATTGACCCAAAAAATAAAGCGTATCCTAAAACGTTGTTTCATTTTCACCCCAAAGCCGGCGTGCCGAATTCCAGATTACTCACCGCGCTCCGGCAAATCAAAAGTGTTGAAGACGCGGCAATCAAAGAAGTTAAATAAAAGAAGCAGGCGCCGGAACTATTTTATCCGATATTGATTTAAGCTCCTCATCCGAGAAAAATTCTATATAAATCTTACCTTTAGGCCCGCGCTTTTCTATGTGCACTCTCGTGCCCAAAACACTTTCCATTCTCTCCTGAAGCGCTCTTGTTTCAGGGTCCAAAAAAGCGCGGGCCTTCTCGCGCGCAATATTTCTGGCGGCGCGCTCGGCTTCGCGCACGGACAAACTGCTCGTCAAAATGTTCTGGTAAAGCTGGTTTTGGTCGTCCGGATGGCCGGAGAGCATAAGAAGTGGCCTGGTGTGCCCCTCGCTGATTTTACCCGCGGCAACCGCTTCCTGCATCGCCTCCGGCAACTGGAGAAGCCGCAAGGTGTTTGCGACAACCTCCCTGCTTTTGCCGATTCTCTCCGCCACGTCTGCTTGGCGCAGTCCGAATTGTTCAATAAGCCGCTTGAAGGCGCGCGCTTTTTCTATCGGGTTTAAATCCGCGCGCTGGAGATTTTCCACCAAAGCAAGCTCAAGTTTAACTTTGTCCGAAGTGTCGTCCCGTATAATCGCGGGGATTTGCGGAAGGGCGATAATCCTCGCGGCGCGCAGCCGCCGCTCGCCGGCCAAAAGCTCGTATTCAACGGACAGGACTTGCCCCGTTCCCTCTCCGCTTAATTCCTTTCTGGTAACTACGATTGGCTGCAAAACGCCGTACTCGCGGATTGATTCGGCAAGTTCTTTTAAGGAACTTTCGTCAAACTCCCGCCTCGGCTGCAGTGGATTGGGCTTGATTTTATCCAGCTCTATCCAAAAAACTGATTCTTTAACTTTTGCCGGCTGATTGATTTTTTCGTCCATTATGTTTAAAATAACAAAACGAAGAAATTTGTAAATACGCGCGCCTAGGTGGCGGAATCGGTATACGCGAAGGTCTCAAAAACCTTTGGGCGCAAGCCCTTGGGAGTTCGAGTCTCCCCCTAGGCATTTGGAAAAGAGATTAAGCAAAAATAAAAAATTAAAAGCATACGTTGT
Encoded here:
- a CDS encoding helix-turn-helix domain-containing protein, with translation MAKIKERQKALRLRKLGQSYAQIKKVLGVSKSTLSYWLRNHPLSVKRIRELRDWNQARIEHYIETRRRKRENILREIYIKEKNIILPLSQQEIFIGGLFLYLGEGGKTKEYELSLSNTDPAILKIFIHWLTKILNVPKNKLRIKLHLYEDMNVRGEIKFWSEELKIPFSQFTKPYIKKTKRSSLTYKGGFGHGTCNVIIGDAKLAKRIFMGLEVIRDYFSKRASSLAV
- the ftsH gene encoding ATP-dependent zinc metalloprotease FtsH, whose product is MQLLSKNIVGALLILMMLAFLYTSFAGMFREVREISLSELVAKINAGEVAKIVVRDSDLDVTLKDDSELRSKKENEAALSETFKNYGVSEEKLRQVSIDVQNPSGLLYWLGVLLPFILPFLLIVAFFWMTARQVQRANIQAFTFGQSRARIIQPNNLKERVLFKDVAGAKEAKEELVEIVDFLRSPKKFIDIGARIPKGVLLMGAPGTGKTMLAKAVAGEASVPFFHMSASEFVEMFVGVGASRVRDLFKMAKKSAPSIIFVDEIDAVGRHRGAGLGGGHDEREQTLNQILVELDGFETNESVIVMAATNRPDVLDPALLRPGRFDRRVILDLPDINDREEILKIHSRKKPLAEEVNMRRIAERTPGFSGADLANLVNEAAILAARESRKQITQMDLINSIEKVLLGPERKSHVLSEKEKEISAYHEAGHALVAAASPEADPVHKISIISRGRAAGFTLKLPIEDRHLYSKKHFLSELAISLGGFVAEELVFGEITTGPHDDLKKATDLARALVTKYGMSEKVGPLAFGGREEYVFLGKDFSAERDYSETLATLIDKEVSRLMQNAKKRAKDVLARHKNALDALAHKLIKEETVERDEFAKFTRAHGVA
- a CDS encoding cold shock domain-containing protein → MAIAERIKVIVRWFNSKRGYGLGDGANEKVYILHFSQIASHGTGFRSLDPGEEVEITPVLSGDPTKGPRAEDVRRITKKLKPLSSKAPEYRFEKTRRFLELTVGWDNNIVFPNPLGGCDRDYVSGNVEAFYLGAPGYYRELPPLSVELQKTMVRGNTAIVGVNEDGGVLPRRFLYDFRPGHFVLAVTVDGGKVYAEAKQISFRMQNSTNSIAPQDHGVWVVADTVFKKVFEGLPDTENEYELKMAIRDQIPDPENFETKKRNTSMKVFGKAIAQCILELKPDPVVAQAAQATA
- the dprA gene encoding DNA-protecting protein DprA, translated to MAENINEIKIGGAGYPEALKEIPFPPKKISIWSSNGRLPASNFYISIVGTRRSSAYGEEILRKILAGLAPYGFATVSGMATGIDTIVAKASLENKMPTIAVLGSGMAREVFYPSKNWALAERIVEEGGAILSEYEHDMKATLWSFPQRNRIISGLSSATLVVEAPEKSGALITAKFALDQNRDVLAIPGSAFSTNSSGTNKLIKQGAALVESAEDVLRAYGIEEVERPTSDRTSDVQRLDLSPEENKILEILLEPLDIDSLIRKSKMPSHTAQSVIGLLEIRGIIKKLGNEYVRT
- the topA gene encoding type I DNA topoisomerase, whose amino-acid sequence is MKLVIVESPTKAKTISQFLGKDSATAGEFVIESSYGHVRDLPKSQLGVDVENNFQPKYIVPLKARKNVSALKKKAAKAEKIILATDEDREGEAIAWHLLSALGLEDRPEDNILRIVFHEITKKAIEKALKNPRDIDMHMVNAQQARRILDRLVGYKLSPFLWQKVARGLSAGRVQSVAVRLIVEREAEIDAFKKEEYWTIEGIFSAKGGSASSGKKDDNSFKGELYKIGEKVLEKFDIKNETEAKKILDKLEGKNAEVISVEKSAEERHVPPPFTTSTLQQAAFQRLRMSAKETMRNAQRLYEEGYITYMRTDSLNLSQESLSEAAGWIKENLGGKYLLPKPRIFKTKSKSAQEAHEAIRPTDPSRRPEDLKKSTDPREARLYELIWRRFISSQLPSAVLENTKADIDIDGHTFRANGTRLVFDGFLKIYQMKFSENILPELREKEGLKTESIAPIQHFTEPPPRFNEASLVKALEKNGIGRPSTYAPTIATIQDRGYVEKDEQRRLRPTETGKIVNAMLVENFPEIVDISFTAKMEEGLDEIAEGRREWPPVIREFYEPFSKHLETKYESVDSQKIEEKTDESCPNCGKPIVIKRGRFGRFMACSGFPECKTTKKLPEPALNIKCPKCLEGDVVRRRGKKNGRYFFGCSRWPACDFVSWTLPGREKKE
- a CDS encoding bifunctional (p)ppGpp synthetase/guanosine-3',5'-bis(diphosphate) 3'-pyrophosphohydrolase, yielding MEWEEYEKKLRELGYKDEAISIIKSAFAYAAKIHADEKRASGDPYITHPMAVSLNVAKIKMDAPTVAAALLHDIVENKGIKPEELKKQFGEEIAFLVDALTKAERVQYRGVERAVESLRKMFLALAQDIRVVIIKLMDRLHNMETLRFLPLEKQRRIAMETLELYAPLADRLGIWEVKARLEDLAFSYVYPEEYKWLMFQIKNRREEDEKYLEKLKPTVESELKKENVNAVRVTCRAKHFYSIWKKLIKHEMNFDRILDLVSMRIILRNSEDCYRALGIIHKLWKPMPGRIKDYIALPKSNGYRSIHTTVFGPEEKKVDIQIRTAEMDDEAEHGIAAHWFYEEQGKKSVTKKLGDKRFSWVSQLQEWQKAHANAPSAEALAALKIDFFKDRIFVFTPKGDVADLPEGATPIDFAYHIHSEIGDHMSGAKVNGKLVHFSHQLKSGDRVEILTQKNKRPTSDWLEFAKTSMAKNHIRSALRKLGVMEPVKKKLPLLEAVVTAKDRLGLLKDLSAAFARLGINIVGVKIDPKNKAYPKTLFHFHPKAGVPNSRLLTALRQIKSVEDAAIKEVK
- a CDS encoding ParB/RepB/Spo0J family partition protein; translation: MDEKINQPAKVKESVFWIELDKIKPNPLQPRREFDESSLKELAESIREYGVLQPIVVTRKELSGEGTGQVLSVEYELLAGERRLRAARIIALPQIPAIIRDDTSDKVKLELALVENLQRADLNPIEKARAFKRLIEQFGLRQADVAERIGKSREVVANTLRLLQLPEAMQEAVAAGKISEGHTRPLLMLSGHPDDQNQLYQNILTSSLSVREAERAARNIAREKARAFLDPETRALQERMESVLGTRVHIEKRGPKGKIYIEFFSDEELKSISDKIVPAPASFI